A single region of the Hyalangium gracile genome encodes:
- a CDS encoding class I SAM-dependent rRNA methyltransferase: MSSSPVSLVERLRAARERRGALLTDASTTALRLVNGAPDGVPDVTVDSYAGVHVVSLYRDFAPSEEEALLAAAHEAWAPRSLYLKRRPREARVVANTARDVVAPEQPARGEPVESLEALENGLRFLIRPAQGLSVGLYLDMRETRAWLLGQVKGLSVLNLFSYTCAFGVVATAGGARRVLNIDTSRRVLDWGEENARLNAQAVDRYDYVAGDVFDWLGRLAKKGQGFDVVISDPPSFSTTRTTRFSAAKDYPLLAEAAARVVAPGGRLVACCNLSTLPPRRFEAMVAEGLGRAGRQGRSVLSLGPSPIDFPSSPEAPPGLKVNVVQLR; this comes from the coding sequence ATGAGCTCCTCGCCCGTCTCCCTCGTCGAACGGCTTCGCGCCGCCCGGGAGCGGCGGGGGGCCCTGCTCACCGACGCGAGCACCACCGCCCTCCGCCTGGTGAATGGCGCCCCGGACGGAGTGCCCGACGTCACCGTGGACTCCTACGCGGGCGTCCATGTCGTGAGCCTCTACCGGGACTTCGCTCCCTCCGAGGAGGAGGCCCTGCTCGCCGCCGCCCACGAGGCCTGGGCGCCGCGCAGCCTCTACCTGAAGCGCCGCCCGCGCGAGGCCCGCGTGGTGGCCAACACCGCTCGGGACGTGGTGGCGCCGGAGCAGCCCGCCCGGGGCGAGCCGGTGGAGTCCCTCGAGGCGCTGGAGAACGGCCTGCGCTTCCTGATCCGCCCGGCGCAGGGGCTCTCGGTGGGGCTGTACCTGGACATGCGCGAGACGCGGGCCTGGCTGCTGGGGCAGGTGAAGGGCCTCTCCGTGCTCAACCTCTTCTCCTACACCTGTGCCTTCGGCGTGGTGGCTACCGCGGGAGGCGCCCGGCGCGTGCTCAACATCGACACCAGCCGCCGCGTGCTGGACTGGGGCGAGGAGAACGCCCGCCTGAACGCTCAGGCCGTGGACCGCTACGACTATGTAGCAGGGGACGTCTTCGACTGGCTGGGGCGGCTGGCGAAGAAGGGGCAGGGGTTCGATGTCGTCATCTCGGACCCACCCTCCTTCTCCACCACCCGCACCACCCGCTTCTCCGCGGCGAAGGACTACCCGCTGCTGGCCGAGGCCGCCGCGCGCGTGGTGGCCCCCGGGGGGCGGCTGGTGGCCTGCTGCAACCTCTCCACCCTGCCGCCTCGGCGCTTCGAGGCCATGGTGGCCGAGGGCCTGGGGCGCGCGGGCCGGCAGGGGCGCTCCGTCCTCTCGCTCGGCCCCTCTCCGATCGACTTCCCGTCCTCCCCGGAGGCCCCTCCCGGTCTCAAGGTGAACGTCGTTCAACTGCGTTAG
- a CDS encoding serine/threonine protein kinase has protein sequence MSSSPATRDSSRFGKYRLIDRIAVGGMAEIFLAHQVDGEGLERPVVIKRIRPHLSKHATFVKMFLNEARLAAQLNHPNIVQIHDLGKIGESYFIAMEYIFGRDMRKVIPKAEELGIAFPLVYALRIASDVCSGLHYAHKKVDLYGNPLNIVHRDVTPENIFVSFDGTVKLLDFGIAKAANQVEQTRSGELKGKLSYMSPEQCHGKPLDCRSDIFSVGVVLYEWLTGFRLFTGESEVAVMRSITDGKIYAPSYFKADIPEPVEAILMKALEKDRDRRYQTAGEMRAAIDAFLSTYEFTPTPLHLSNFLRQLFHDELREEQGRLVKQTTSSDEVLVLDDEVTPMAANPMREGRSPSERLLSLTLPGEQVEALEAIAQRSGVSVNKMVGELLAAWLKYR, from the coding sequence ATGTCCTCCAGCCCCGCGACCCGAGACTCCAGCCGCTTCGGCAAGTACCGACTCATCGACCGCATCGCGGTGGGCGGGATGGCGGAGATCTTCCTGGCGCACCAGGTGGATGGCGAGGGGCTGGAGCGGCCCGTCGTCATCAAGCGCATCCGCCCGCACCTGTCCAAGCACGCCACCTTCGTGAAGATGTTCCTCAACGAGGCGCGGCTGGCGGCGCAGCTCAACCACCCCAACATCGTGCAGATCCACGACCTGGGGAAGATCGGTGAGAGCTACTTCATCGCCATGGAGTACATCTTCGGCCGGGACATGCGGAAGGTGATCCCCAAGGCCGAGGAGCTGGGGATTGCCTTCCCGCTGGTGTACGCGCTGCGGATCGCCTCGGACGTGTGCTCGGGGTTGCACTACGCGCACAAGAAGGTGGACCTGTACGGCAACCCGCTGAACATCGTCCACCGGGACGTGACGCCCGAGAACATCTTCGTGTCCTTCGATGGCACGGTGAAGCTGCTGGACTTCGGCATCGCCAAGGCCGCCAACCAGGTGGAGCAGACGCGCTCGGGCGAGCTCAAGGGCAAGCTCAGCTACATGAGCCCCGAGCAGTGCCACGGCAAGCCCCTGGACTGCCGCAGCGACATCTTCTCGGTGGGCGTGGTGCTCTACGAGTGGCTCACGGGCTTCAGGCTCTTCACCGGCGAGTCCGAGGTGGCGGTGATGCGCAGCATCACCGATGGGAAGATCTACGCCCCGTCCTACTTCAAGGCGGACATCCCCGAGCCCGTCGAGGCCATCCTGATGAAGGCGCTCGAGAAGGATCGGGATCGGCGCTACCAGACGGCGGGGGAGATGCGCGCGGCGATCGACGCGTTCCTGAGCACCTACGAGTTCACCCCCACGCCGCTGCACCTGTCGAACTTCCTGCGGCAGCTGTTCCACGACGAGCTGCGCGAGGAGCAGGGCCGGCTGGTGAAGCAGACCACCAGCTCGGACGAGGTGCTGGTGCTGGATGACGAGGTGACGCCCATGGCGGCCAACCCCATGCGAGAGGGCCGCAGCCCCTCCGAGCGGCTCCTCAGCCTCACCCTCCCCGGGGAGCAGGTCGAGGCGCTCGAGGCCATCGCGCAGCGCAGCGGCGTGAGCGTGAACAAGATGGTGGGAGAGCTGCTCGCGGCCTGGCTCAAGTACCGCTAG
- a CDS encoding DUF3131 domain-containing protein has translation MSRRLIHLRLAHVLLPLLLCSWAAVAAEPTGSNAAALEPAASAPGLLPRKKSSPAAAPRPASPSRSPVCSPVSDYPDNRCMARQPLCEQDLAIGRTAWKYFENNLQPQTGLVNAADNFPSTTMWDLASSLAGTIAAEQLGFITRKQFDDRVTPMLASLLALRLYQDELPNKVYNTVTGELTDYVNKPSKDGVGYSALDMARMLSWLQLLGCMYPKYVPPVRNIVQRWKFHRMVRDGQLYGAAMNASTRKDVSIQEGRRGYEQYAGKMFARLGFDQRISATYRNAFASSVDIYGVQVPIDTRDPRMLGAYNFVVTESYVLDVLEFGLDEENGSLINAIYEVQKRRWQQTGIATAVSEDNIDRSPYFIYNSIYAAGTAWASLTDKGVRHDGLKTISTKAALSLATLFPQDPYSAVLLNAVGSAYSPERGWYSGVYESGLGYNKAITANTNGIILEALLYKAVGPLHEMCARCRRTPEVVAPQVVEASRNFAEYASAAAYAPSLPQPTYVLVAAPDPAPAAAPPAASKPAPAGASPASAAPKPAPAGASPAPAAPKSAPAPGGASPQVAASPSAPAAAPRVVPASAPAPAK, from the coding sequence GTGTCGCGCCGCCTCATCCACCTCCGTCTCGCCCATGTCCTCCTGCCCTTGCTGCTGTGCTCCTGGGCCGCGGTGGCCGCCGAGCCCACGGGCTCCAACGCCGCCGCCCTCGAGCCGGCGGCTTCGGCTCCGGGCCTGCTGCCGCGCAAGAAGTCCTCGCCCGCCGCGGCTCCCCGGCCCGCAAGCCCCTCCCGCTCACCGGTCTGCTCCCCCGTCAGTGACTACCCGGACAACCGCTGCATGGCCCGGCAGCCGCTGTGCGAGCAGGATCTCGCCATCGGCCGCACGGCCTGGAAGTACTTCGAGAACAACCTCCAGCCGCAGACAGGGCTGGTCAACGCCGCGGACAACTTCCCGTCCACCACCATGTGGGACCTGGCCTCGTCGCTGGCCGGCACCATCGCCGCCGAGCAGCTGGGCTTCATCACCCGCAAGCAGTTCGACGATCGCGTCACCCCCATGCTGGCCTCCCTGTTGGCGCTGCGGCTCTACCAGGACGAGCTGCCCAACAAGGTCTACAACACCGTCACCGGCGAGCTGACGGACTACGTCAACAAGCCCTCGAAGGATGGCGTCGGGTACTCGGCGCTGGACATGGCGCGGATGCTCTCCTGGCTGCAGCTGCTGGGCTGCATGTATCCGAAGTACGTCCCGCCCGTGCGCAACATCGTCCAGCGGTGGAAGTTCCACCGCATGGTGCGCGACGGCCAGCTCTACGGCGCCGCCATGAACGCCTCCACTCGCAAGGATGTCTCCATACAGGAGGGCCGCCGGGGCTATGAGCAGTACGCGGGGAAGATGTTCGCGCGCCTGGGCTTCGATCAGCGCATCTCGGCCACCTATCGCAACGCCTTCGCCAGCTCGGTGGACATCTACGGCGTGCAGGTGCCCATCGATACGCGGGACCCGCGCATGCTGGGGGCCTACAACTTCGTGGTCACCGAGTCCTATGTGCTGGACGTGCTCGAGTTCGGCCTGGATGAGGAGAATGGCTCGCTGATCAACGCCATCTACGAGGTGCAGAAGCGGCGCTGGCAGCAGACCGGCATCGCCACGGCGGTCTCCGAGGACAACATCGATCGGTCGCCCTACTTCATCTACAACAGCATCTATGCCGCCGGCACGGCGTGGGCCTCCCTCACGGACAAGGGCGTGCGCCACGACGGGCTGAAGACGATCTCCACCAAGGCGGCGCTGTCGCTGGCGACCCTCTTCCCCCAGGATCCGTACTCCGCCGTGCTGCTCAACGCGGTGGGCAGCGCGTACTCCCCGGAGCGCGGCTGGTACTCCGGCGTCTACGAGAGCGGGCTCGGCTACAACAAGGCCATCACCGCCAACACCAACGGCATCATCCTCGAGGCGCTGCTCTACAAGGCCGTGGGTCCACTCCACGAGATGTGCGCCCGGTGCCGTCGCACGCCGGAGGTGGTGGCGCCTCAGGTGGTGGAGGCCAGCCGCAACTTCGCCGAGTATGCCTCCGCCGCCGCGTACGCCCCTTCCTTGCCGCAGCCCACGTATGTCCTCGTGGCCGCGCCCGACCCCGCGCCCGCAGCAGCTCCCCCGGCAGCTTCGAAGCCCGCGCCCGCGGGTGCCAGCCCCGCCTCCGCGGCTCCCAAGCCCGCGCCCGCGGGTGCCAGCCCCGCGCCCGCGGCTCCCAAGTCCGCGCCCGCGCCAGGCGGCGCCTCCCCGCAGGTGGCGGCCTCTCCGTCCGCTCCGGCTGCTGCTCCTCGGGTCGTCCCCGCGTCCGCTCCCGCCCCCGCGAAATGA
- a CDS encoding SGNH/GDSL hydrolase family protein, with the protein MNTLVLTVGLVLHLGETGSPAVQVSPYASELRFSGRVDRTDPEGPRFAWSGTRFELRFTGTSVRVRLRDLPKIPDPHGKIWPNRFQVTLDDQPPRQRMASDSSEVLFEQSGLSPGPHRLEVYKQTEAFVGEAQLLGLELAPGARLLPPSPAPARRIEFFGDSVTAGYGNEGPDSSCHFSADVQNHSVTYGELTARALDAESVTVAWSGRGVIRNNDAPEGAPVLPQLWDRTLPARDGARWDFTSWKPDVVVVNLGANDFAGGDPGRAAFEAGYEAFLSGIRARYPEALLVVCLGPTMSDSWPVGVQARTKARRYLESSVQRLRKRGDSRVFFLEFATQRPVDGYGCDYHPNRVTHRAMATTLTARLRELLGW; encoded by the coding sequence ATGAACACACTGGTCTTGACGGTCGGTCTGGTGCTCCACCTGGGGGAGACGGGGAGCCCGGCGGTACAGGTGTCTCCCTATGCGAGCGAGCTTCGGTTCTCCGGACGGGTCGATCGCACCGACCCCGAGGGGCCTCGCTTCGCCTGGTCCGGGACTCGGTTCGAGCTGCGCTTCACCGGCACCTCGGTCCGGGTCCGGCTGCGCGATCTGCCCAAGATTCCGGATCCGCACGGGAAGATCTGGCCCAACCGCTTCCAGGTGACGCTCGACGATCAGCCGCCCCGGCAGCGCATGGCCAGTGACAGCTCCGAGGTGCTCTTCGAGCAGTCAGGCCTGTCTCCGGGGCCCCACCGGCTGGAGGTCTACAAGCAGACCGAGGCATTCGTGGGAGAGGCCCAGCTGCTGGGGCTCGAGCTGGCCCCGGGGGCGCGGCTGCTCCCTCCGAGCCCCGCGCCGGCCAGGCGCATCGAGTTCTTCGGAGACTCCGTCACCGCCGGCTATGGCAACGAAGGCCCGGACAGCAGCTGCCACTTCTCCGCCGACGTCCAGAACCACAGCGTGACCTACGGAGAGCTCACCGCGCGGGCGCTCGACGCCGAGTCCGTGACGGTCGCCTGGTCCGGCCGTGGAGTGATTCGCAACAACGATGCGCCGGAGGGGGCACCGGTGCTGCCCCAGCTCTGGGATCGCACCCTGCCTGCGCGCGACGGGGCCCGCTGGGACTTCACGTCGTGGAAGCCGGATGTCGTCGTGGTGAACCTGGGGGCCAACGACTTCGCGGGCGGCGATCCCGGGAGAGCGGCGTTCGAGGCGGGCTATGAGGCGTTCCTCTCCGGCATCCGAGCTCGTTACCCGGAGGCGCTCCTCGTGGTCTGCCTGGGCCCCACCATGAGCGACAGCTGGCCGGTGGGCGTGCAGGCCCGGACGAAGGCGCGGCGCTACCTGGAGTCCTCCGTCCAGCGCCTGCGGAAGCGGGGAGACTCCCGCGTCTTCTTCCTGGAGTTCGCGACACAGCGGCCCGTCGATGGCTACGGCTGCGACTACCACCCCAACCGGGTGACGCATCGGGCGATGGCGACGACGCTCACCGCCCGATTGCGCGAGCTGCTCGGCTGGTAG
- the truA gene encoding tRNA pseudouridine(38-40) synthase TruA has translation MPRVKLVLEYDGTRYVGWQVQPNGRSIQAELREALGRLLGAPVEVAAAGRTDSGVHATGQVVCFDTERQLPLKAYFMGLNGLLPEDIAVVRAEEVPAAFDPRRWSRGKRYRYRVSNRPTRSPLRRHTHWEIYAPLQVEAMARAATHLLGRHDFSAFRASDCQAAHAVREVRRLAVEGTAGDAVFFVVEGTAFLKHMVRNLVGTLVEVGKGRKPEAWVAEVLASRDRTRAGPTAPPQGLVLEEVFYGEGPPPRTAGDSADVFDDEP, from the coding sequence ATGCCTCGCGTGAAGCTGGTCCTCGAGTATGACGGAACGCGTTATGTGGGCTGGCAGGTGCAGCCCAACGGGCGCTCCATCCAGGCGGAGCTGCGGGAGGCGCTGGGCCGGCTGCTGGGCGCTCCGGTGGAGGTGGCGGCGGCGGGGCGGACGGACTCGGGAGTGCACGCGACGGGGCAGGTGGTGTGCTTCGACACGGAGCGCCAGCTGCCCCTCAAGGCGTACTTCATGGGGCTCAACGGCCTGCTGCCCGAGGACATCGCCGTGGTGCGCGCGGAGGAGGTGCCGGCCGCGTTCGATCCGAGGCGCTGGTCTCGCGGCAAGCGCTATCGGTACCGGGTGAGCAACCGGCCCACGCGCTCGCCGCTGCGGCGGCACACGCACTGGGAGATCTACGCTCCGCTCCAGGTGGAGGCCATGGCGCGCGCGGCCACGCACCTGCTGGGGCGGCATGACTTCTCGGCGTTCCGGGCGTCGGACTGCCAGGCGGCGCACGCGGTGCGCGAGGTGCGCCGGCTGGCCGTGGAGGGCACGGCGGGGGACGCGGTGTTCTTCGTGGTGGAGGGCACGGCGTTCCTCAAGCACATGGTGCGCAACCTGGTGGGGACGCTGGTGGAGGTGGGCAAGGGGCGCAAGCCGGAGGCATGGGTGGCCGAGGTGCTGGCGTCTCGGGACAGGACGCGGGCGGGGCCCACGGCGCCACCGCAGGGGCTGGTGCTGGAGGAGGTGTTCTACGGAGAGGGGCCGCCTCCTCGCACGGCTGGGGACTCGGCGGACGTGTTCGACGACGAGCCGTGA
- a CDS encoding amidohydrolase family protein, which produces MEGRLLLKNCAIFRADGRVRTGMALVVQDGLIRRVAPDADVPVLPGDWEVACRGRLVAPGLVDCHTHLVGGQTLPPTGNFLLRAPDTRQDRRKHVASLLTAGEVEALSRFALARALRDGITLVVEHVEAPSDVAGALEAQARVAEQLGVRLVTGHITHSLSGDAPAQACLEANADFVRRYRSHPLVRGALGFQSSHSCEDSLLRRVSALSEELQAPILFHLAEGEDDLAATYARHGKRVVPRLEELGLLGPRAIAARARSINTQEAERLAAVGAFVALSPRAHLTSEPTGESLEAVLSRHHMVGLGTSGHGTLWDEVLAAFIGLMRIARSGRLPDPDGALSQLLVSGPAELVTRLFNAPSGRVEEGDIADLAVYDYVPAADPETGYSPHLLGQLARSRVAWTIVNGRVAVREGQLLGTDFAELATAATAALASVWTRARLG; this is translated from the coding sequence ATGGAAGGCCGCCTGCTGCTCAAGAACTGCGCCATCTTCCGAGCGGACGGACGCGTCCGCACCGGCATGGCCCTGGTGGTGCAGGACGGGCTCATCCGCCGCGTCGCCCCGGATGCCGACGTCCCCGTCCTTCCCGGAGACTGGGAGGTGGCCTGCCGGGGACGGCTGGTGGCTCCCGGGCTGGTGGACTGTCACACCCACCTCGTGGGCGGGCAGACCCTGCCCCCCACCGGCAATTTCCTCCTGAGGGCGCCGGACACCCGCCAGGATCGGCGCAAGCACGTGGCCTCGCTGCTGACGGCCGGCGAGGTGGAGGCCCTCTCCCGGTTCGCCCTGGCCCGGGCGCTGCGGGACGGCATCACCCTGGTGGTGGAGCACGTGGAGGCTCCCTCCGACGTGGCCGGAGCGCTCGAGGCCCAGGCGCGCGTGGCCGAGCAGCTCGGCGTCCGGCTGGTGACGGGCCACATCACCCACAGCCTCTCGGGAGACGCCCCCGCCCAGGCCTGCCTCGAGGCCAACGCGGACTTCGTTCGGCGCTACCGCTCCCACCCGCTGGTGCGTGGCGCGCTGGGCTTCCAGTCCTCCCACTCCTGTGAGGACAGCCTCCTGCGCCGCGTGAGCGCGCTGTCCGAGGAGCTCCAGGCCCCCATCCTCTTCCACCTGGCCGAGGGGGAGGACGATCTCGCCGCCACCTACGCCCGGCACGGCAAGCGCGTCGTCCCCCGGCTGGAGGAGCTGGGCCTGCTGGGCCCTCGCGCCATCGCCGCGCGGGCGCGGAGCATCAACACACAGGAGGCCGAGCGGCTGGCGGCCGTCGGCGCCTTCGTGGCGCTCAGCCCGCGCGCCCACCTCACCTCCGAGCCCACGGGCGAGTCGCTGGAGGCGGTCCTCTCCCGGCACCACATGGTGGGGCTGGGCACCAGCGGACATGGGACGCTCTGGGACGAGGTGCTGGCCGCCTTCATCGGGCTGATGCGCATCGCTCGCTCCGGCCGCCTGCCGGATCCGGACGGCGCCCTGTCGCAGCTGCTGGTGAGCGGCCCCGCGGAGCTCGTGACCCGCCTCTTCAATGCGCCCTCGGGCAGGGTGGAGGAGGGCGACATCGCCGACCTGGCGGTATACGACTACGTCCCCGCGGCGGACCCGGAGACGGGCTACTCGCCGCACCTGCTCGGCCAGCTGGCCCGCTCGCGGGTGGCCTGGACCATCGTCAACGGCCGCGTCGCCGTGCGCGAGGGGCAGCTGCTCGGCACGGACTTCGCGGAGCTGGCCACCGCCGCCACCGCCGCTCTGGCCAGCGTGTGGACCCGCGCCCGCCTCGGATGA
- a CDS encoding AHH domain-containing protein, whose amino-acid sequence MGPWQVLWKAEALVLAVMVLGCSGTPQRVRVETGAGGEGIVLLPRTVTVEPVEVTPEETTRAIQRLAREVRLLGSPRETAERLFQLDALYGDYLYLLRERKLVPLDSGAPLEGTLTEAEQQWVRRYKGWCQSAHGVEGDCLGGALIGGKYLDLQGRYMWAMALSKSPVLEEFEKALGEMVSLQAVMQAATWTVVTLLFLLALPEPVTKFIAAWATAALILWVGARTLYNLVTGWFQLMEEVKAARTFEELREAGEKFGRLFSREAAQAFAMMAMAVLTHTTAGFAKQVGTLPGSAQVSMRAVGQEGLLLSEVGAVESVAVTAEGFVVTLPPGAVAMAARGGRGDRTQKHHIATVANEKSTLRGGPWTPRFRELFAKAGLRLKDLENVVPIPGHKGPHPERYHRLVYTRLDDATRGCRSIAECRARLTRALDRLAQEIAAPGTELNQLVTQGRPR is encoded by the coding sequence ATGGGGCCGTGGCAGGTGCTGTGGAAGGCCGAAGCGCTGGTTCTGGCGGTCATGGTGCTCGGGTGCAGCGGCACGCCGCAGCGGGTCCGGGTGGAAACCGGAGCCGGGGGAGAAGGCATCGTCCTTCTTCCTCGCACCGTTACCGTGGAACCGGTGGAGGTGACGCCGGAGGAAACCACCCGTGCCATCCAGAGATTGGCGCGAGAGGTGCGGCTTCTCGGCTCCCCACGTGAGACGGCGGAGCGGTTGTTCCAGCTCGACGCGCTGTACGGCGATTACCTGTACCTGCTGCGAGAACGGAAGCTGGTCCCGCTCGATTCAGGCGCGCCCCTGGAAGGGACGCTGACGGAGGCGGAGCAGCAGTGGGTCCGCCGGTACAAGGGCTGGTGTCAGAGCGCCCATGGCGTCGAGGGCGATTGCCTGGGAGGCGCGCTCATTGGCGGGAAGTACCTGGATCTGCAGGGCCGCTACATGTGGGCGATGGCTCTGAGCAAGAGCCCGGTGCTGGAGGAGTTCGAGAAGGCGCTGGGGGAGATGGTGAGCCTGCAGGCCGTCATGCAGGCGGCGACGTGGACAGTGGTGACGCTGCTGTTCCTGCTGGCGCTGCCCGAGCCTGTCACGAAGTTCATCGCCGCGTGGGCGACGGCGGCGCTCATTCTCTGGGTGGGTGCCCGGACGCTCTACAACCTGGTGACGGGCTGGTTCCAGCTGATGGAAGAGGTGAAGGCTGCGCGCACCTTCGAGGAACTGCGTGAGGCGGGAGAGAAGTTCGGCAGGTTGTTCTCGAGAGAGGCGGCTCAGGCGTTCGCCATGATGGCGATGGCGGTGCTGACGCACACGACGGCAGGATTCGCCAAGCAGGTGGGGACGCTGCCCGGTTCAGCGCAGGTGTCGATGCGGGCTGTTGGCCAGGAAGGCCTCCTGCTGTCCGAGGTGGGAGCAGTGGAGTCGGTGGCGGTGACGGCGGAGGGGTTCGTCGTCACGCTGCCCCCGGGCGCGGTGGCGATGGCGGCACGCGGTGGGCGAGGCGACCGCACGCAGAAACATCACATCGCGACCGTTGCTAATGAGAAATCCACCTTGCGTGGAGGCCCTTGGACTCCGCGATTCCGGGAGCTTTTCGCCAAGGCCGGATTGCGGCTGAAGGATCTGGAGAATGTGGTGCCCATTCCAGGGCACAAGGGCCCTCACCCCGAGCGTTACCATCGGCTCGTCTACACGCGACTGGACGATGCAACGAGAGGCTGTCGTAGCATCGCCGAATGCCGAGCGAGGCTGACGCGGGCACTCGACAGGCTGGCTCAGGAGATAGCTGCGCCAGGCACCGAGCTGAACCAGCTCGTCACCCAAGGTAGGCCACGATGA
- a CDS encoding imm11 family protein: protein MPKRFFELHDDLYVRGRWHLKNPTDGKGRKLDDWDFRLGTPVHVEGRLKIRIEQEGKPLDFSETNSRIPVVHVRVATAFLELAPDDVQLIPVDIERQPEQYLVLVATRLIRCIDEKTSKVQFWQPEDGLPEKVGQYYAVDHMRVDKAKIGDARVFRPDGWPGSLIVSEEIKDALERMGATGAKFEEV from the coding sequence ATGCCCAAGCGCTTCTTCGAACTCCACGACGATCTGTATGTCCGAGGGCGTTGGCACCTGAAGAACCCCACTGATGGCAAAGGCCGCAAGCTGGACGATTGGGACTTCAGGCTCGGTACGCCCGTGCATGTCGAGGGGCGGTTGAAGATCCGCATCGAACAAGAGGGAAAACCACTGGACTTCTCCGAGACGAACTCCCGGATCCCTGTGGTTCACGTCAGGGTCGCAACAGCCTTCCTGGAACTGGCTCCTGACGACGTGCAACTCATCCCCGTGGATATCGAACGCCAGCCAGAGCAGTACCTGGTCCTGGTCGCCACACGCTTGATTCGATGCATCGACGAGAAGACCTCGAAGGTGCAGTTCTGGCAACCGGAGGATGGTCTTCCCGAGAAGGTGGGCCAGTACTACGCCGTGGACCACATGCGTGTGGACAAGGCGAAGATTGGAGACGCTCGGGTATTTCGTCCCGATGGGTGGCCCGGCAGCCTCATCGTCTCCGAGGAGATCAAGGACGCCTTGGAGCGCATGGGCGCCACCGGCGCGAAGTTCGAGGAGGTCTGA
- a CDS encoding MBOAT family O-acyltransferase, with product MLFNTALFWLFFIAFFVAFHFAARTRGAKLWLVVGGSLLFYGAWDVRCVPLLLGTALLDFWIALRLSRSQDERRRRALLVVSIVANLGVLAFFKYARFFADSAHGLLGALGVSVPEPTFSLLLPAGISFYTFQSMSYTIDVYRRELPARERPEEFLAAVSFFPHLVAGPIIRASVLLPQFETMEPPRWEQVRRGYLLIAVGLFKKTVADLLAAPSDALFQASGATSALEAWTGALAFTGQIYADFSGYTDIAIGVALLLGFVLPPNFDLPYLATSPIDFWRRWHLSLSTWLRDYLYIPLGGNRTGRYRNLVFTMLLGGLWHGANWTFVLWGLYHGLLLVVAHLLVGRFPALKQTPSAAVRWLKRLGTLYLVVLGWVLFRAESLPAALRVLRGMHVPAVPSSFTWPAVLTLLFVVVGLVLCHAASALAEKTELRQRPFALWPVVATCLAVAIAIGMPGHSFIYFQF from the coding sequence ATGCTCTTCAACACCGCCCTGTTCTGGCTGTTCTTCATCGCCTTCTTCGTGGCGTTCCACTTCGCCGCGCGGACGCGGGGGGCGAAGCTGTGGCTCGTGGTGGGCGGCAGCCTGCTCTTCTACGGGGCGTGGGATGTGCGCTGCGTGCCGCTGCTGCTCGGCACGGCGCTGCTGGACTTCTGGATCGCCCTGCGCCTGTCCCGCTCCCAGGACGAGCGCCGCCGCCGGGCACTCCTGGTGGTGAGCATCGTCGCCAACCTGGGGGTGCTGGCCTTCTTCAAGTACGCGCGATTCTTCGCGGACTCGGCGCACGGGCTGCTCGGCGCGCTGGGCGTCTCGGTGCCCGAGCCCACCTTCTCGCTCCTGCTCCCGGCGGGCATCTCCTTCTACACGTTCCAGAGCATGAGCTACACCATCGACGTGTACCGCCGGGAGCTGCCCGCTCGCGAGCGTCCCGAGGAGTTCCTGGCGGCGGTGTCGTTCTTCCCGCACCTGGTGGCCGGGCCCATCATCCGCGCCTCCGTGCTGCTGCCGCAGTTCGAGACGATGGAGCCACCCCGCTGGGAGCAGGTGCGGCGCGGCTACCTGCTCATCGCGGTGGGGCTCTTCAAGAAGACGGTGGCGGACCTGCTCGCGGCGCCCTCGGATGCGCTCTTCCAGGCCTCGGGGGCCACGAGCGCGCTGGAGGCCTGGACGGGGGCGCTCGCCTTCACGGGGCAGATCTACGCGGACTTCTCGGGCTACACGGACATCGCCATCGGCGTGGCCTTGCTGCTGGGCTTCGTGCTGCCACCGAACTTCGATCTGCCGTACCTGGCCACCTCGCCCATCGACTTCTGGCGCCGCTGGCACCTGTCCTTGTCCACGTGGCTGCGCGACTACCTCTACATCCCGCTGGGCGGGAACCGCACGGGCCGCTACCGCAACCTGGTGTTCACCATGCTGCTGGGCGGGCTGTGGCACGGGGCCAACTGGACGTTCGTCCTCTGGGGCCTGTACCACGGGCTGCTGCTGGTGGTGGCGCACCTGCTGGTGGGGCGCTTCCCCGCGCTGAAGCAGACGCCCTCGGCCGCGGTGCGCTGGCTGAAGCGGCTGGGCACGCTCTACCTGGTGGTGCTCGGGTGGGTGCTGTTCCGCGCGGAGAGCCTGCCCGCGGCGCTCCGGGTGCTGCGGGGCATGCACGTGCCCGCGGTGCCCTCCTCCTTCACCTGGCCCGCCGTGCTCACCCTGCTGTTCGTGGTGGTGGGGCTCGTCCTGTGCCACGCGGCCTCCGCGCTCGCGGAGAAGACCGAGCTGCGTCAGCGTCCCTTCGCCCTGTGGCCCGTGGTGGCCACCTGCCTGGCCGTGGCCATCGCCATCGGGATGCCGGGGCACAGCTTCATCTACTTCCAGTTCTGA